A region of Lichenibacterium dinghuense DNA encodes the following proteins:
- a CDS encoding Gfo/Idh/MocA family protein encodes MEPVRWGIAGFGWVARDFTLPAMLAAGDRLAAVCDPDPAARAHAESLGARAYATVEELAADRSVEAVYVATPNHLHRPMVEVLARAGKAILCEKPLAHTLDDAAAMIAAVERSDGLYGTAFDQRHHPAHVAIRDAVRAGRLGTVTAVRIVYACWLGSDWSAGSGRDNWRVDAAKAGGGALMDLAPHGLDLAGFLLGEPLTAVAAMTQSRVQDYAVDDGALLMGSTASGALAQLHVAYNHPETLPRRRLEVVGTGGLMAAGNTMGQDPGGTLTFTDAATGAGEPVPFDPKLSPFLAQVRAFGHALRSGDRSAFSGARDLATMRLLDAAYRSAAAHTSAS; translated from the coding sequence ATGGAGCCCGTCCGCTGGGGCATCGCCGGCTTCGGCTGGGTGGCGCGCGACTTCACCCTGCCCGCCATGCTGGCGGCCGGCGATCGCCTCGCCGCCGTCTGCGACCCCGACCCCGCCGCCCGCGCCCACGCCGAATCCCTCGGCGCGCGCGCCTACGCGACCGTCGAGGAGCTCGCCGCCGACCGGTCGGTCGAGGCCGTCTACGTGGCGACGCCGAACCACCTCCACCGCCCGATGGTCGAGGTGCTGGCCCGCGCCGGCAAGGCGATCCTGTGCGAGAAGCCCCTCGCCCACACGCTCGACGACGCGGCCGCGATGATCGCCGCCGTGGAGCGCTCGGACGGCCTCTACGGCACGGCCTTCGACCAGCGCCACCATCCCGCCCACGTGGCGATCCGCGACGCCGTGCGGGCCGGCCGGCTCGGCACCGTCACGGCGGTCCGCATCGTCTACGCGTGCTGGCTCGGCTCCGACTGGTCGGCGGGGTCGGGCCGCGACAACTGGAGGGTCGACGCCGCCAAGGCGGGCGGCGGCGCGCTGATGGACCTCGCCCCGCACGGGCTCGACCTCGCGGGCTTCCTGCTGGGCGAGCCCTTGACCGCCGTCGCGGCCATGACGCAGAGCCGCGTGCAGGACTATGCGGTCGACGACGGCGCCCTGCTGATGGGCTCCACGGCCTCGGGCGCGCTGGCGCAGCTCCACGTCGCCTACAACCATCCCGAGACGCTGCCGCGCCGCCGCCTGGAGGTGGTGGGCACGGGCGGGCTGATGGCGGCCGGGAACACCATGGGCCAGGACCCCGGCGGCACGCTCACCTTCACGGACGCCGCCACGGGCGCGGGCGAGCCCGTGCCCTTCGATCCGAAGCTGTCCCCCTTCCTGGCGCAGGTGCGCGCCTTCGGGCACGCCCTGCGCTCGGGCGACCGCTCCGCCTTCTCGGGCGCGCGCGATCTCGCCACCATGCGCCTCCTCGACGCCGCCTACCGATCGGCGGCCGCACACACCTCCGCGAGCTGA
- a CDS encoding YcaO-like family protein encodes MNQLPADLPEAARRYIEGLPKGRFAGFSMTPLDDTGVPAWMVGLFLDESHGLKGAMPSGYGYGTTDAQAIIGAVAEIAEMICPTLRLREEPRRIDSYDDLVREFGRDRVADPLTLGLPAGSPVTRATPLAWIEATRARDGARVWVPMDVAACDFFELPDGYQPFTTLITNGLGAGPDVEWAVGHGLLECLQRDGNGLLFRALDAGVLLDLEGADVGEDARALLSKLDRLGIEVLPKFATDEFGLTNLYVVGHDRGTPRVPIMLSACGEACDPDPRRALHKALLEFCSARVRKTYGHGPLGEALSVAPPGYVDDFVRTALPSLELEESRALRAMMDWTDMGAADLKRALDASVFSVKSRKPFASLPGAGLPPSTEPSDTRSRGRIARERLEAAGFDVLYVDCSPRDGAFGVVKVIVPNLEVETMSYYRIGERNTRKLIERGSPLIVFGEETEARRPVRLSPEAIERLRPLTGGRQPLFDTAEADRVVGPLYPLYREPEAHHVAYRLEQRAKRGAR; translated from the coding sequence ATGAACCAACTGCCGGCCGATCTCCCCGAGGCGGCCCGACGCTACATCGAGGGCCTGCCCAAGGGGCGCTTCGCGGGCTTCTCCATGACCCCGCTCGACGACACGGGCGTGCCGGCCTGGATGGTGGGGCTGTTCCTCGACGAGTCGCACGGGCTCAAGGGCGCCATGCCGTCCGGCTACGGCTACGGCACCACCGACGCCCAGGCGATCATCGGCGCCGTGGCCGAGATCGCCGAGATGATCTGCCCGACGCTGCGCCTGCGCGAGGAGCCGCGCCGGATCGACAGCTACGACGACCTCGTGCGCGAGTTCGGCCGCGACCGGGTCGCCGACCCGCTGACGCTCGGCCTGCCCGCCGGCAGCCCGGTGACGCGCGCGACGCCTCTCGCCTGGATCGAGGCAACCCGCGCCCGCGACGGGGCCCGCGTCTGGGTGCCGATGGACGTCGCGGCCTGCGACTTCTTCGAGCTGCCGGACGGCTACCAGCCCTTCACGACGCTGATCACCAACGGCCTCGGCGCCGGGCCGGACGTCGAATGGGCGGTCGGCCACGGGCTGCTGGAATGCCTGCAGCGCGACGGCAACGGCCTGCTGTTCCGCGCGCTCGACGCCGGCGTGCTGCTCGACCTCGAGGGAGCCGACGTCGGCGAGGACGCCCGCGCCCTGCTGTCGAAGCTCGACCGGCTCGGCATCGAGGTGCTGCCGAAGTTCGCCACCGACGAGTTCGGCCTGACCAACCTCTACGTCGTCGGCCACGACCGCGGGACCCCGCGGGTGCCGATCATGCTCTCCGCCTGCGGCGAGGCCTGTGACCCCGACCCGCGCCGCGCCCTCCACAAGGCGCTCCTGGAATTCTGCTCGGCGCGCGTGCGCAAGACCTACGGCCACGGCCCGCTCGGCGAAGCGCTCTCCGTGGCGCCGCCCGGCTACGTCGACGACTTCGTCCGCACCGCGCTCCCCAGCCTGGAGCTGGAGGAGAGCCGCGCGCTCCGCGCCATGATGGACTGGACCGACATGGGCGCGGCCGACCTCAAGCGGGCGCTGGACGCCTCGGTCTTCTCGGTGAAGTCGCGCAAGCCCTTCGCGAGCCTGCCCGGCGCGGGCCTGCCGCCCTCGACGGAGCCCTCCGACACGCGCTCCCGCGGCCGCATCGCCCGGGAGCGGCTGGAGGCGGCCGGCTTCGACGTGCTCTACGTCGACTGCTCGCCGCGGGACGGCGCCTTCGGCGTCGTCAAGGTCATCGTGCCGAACCTCGAGGTCGAGACGATGAGCTACTACCGCATCGGCGAGCGCAACACCCGCAAGCTGATCGAGCGGGGCTCGCCGCTGATCGTGTTCGGCGAGGAGACGGAGGCGCGCCGCCCCGTGCGCCTGTCGCCTGAGGCGATCGAGCGCCTCCGCCCGCTGACGGGCGGCCGCCAGCCCCTGTTCGACACGGCCGAGGCCGACCGCGTCGTCGGCCCGCTCTACCCGCTCTACCGCGAGCCCGAGGCGCACCACGTCGCCTACCGTCTGGAGCAGCGCGCCAAGCGGGGCGCCCGATGA